The Phocoena sinus isolate mPhoSin1 chromosome 8, mPhoSin1.pri, whole genome shotgun sequence nucleotide sequence CACGGCTGGGCTTGAGTCGTTGGCCTCTCGACCACCATCTTTAAACTTGGGCTTCAGGAAGCCCACTCGCAGTTTCTGGGTTCCTTTCACGTAGGTTTTCCCATCGTGTATGCAGTGGGCAGCCGTGAGGACGTGCTTCTCCGCCACCAGGGTGCCGGTACAGCCTGTTGATAACTTCACCGATGTTGAGAACGGGTAGTTGAGCAGGAAGTCCTTCCCAAAAATGCTGAATCTGCTGTCGTAGCCATAAATCTGCCGCTTCCTTCGAGACTTTCCCGAAGACTCACCCTCACCACTTCTGAGGACATAGATGCCCACATGTGTCTCGGTGCGGCTGCCGTTGGCATAGAGGGTTTCATAGGACAGGTACTGCTTGGCCTCTTCATAAGTGGGCAGTGGACTTCCCTTATGACACTGGGGGCCACATGAGGAGGACACTTCCAATTTGGCTTCGGCCCCAAAGTGTGGCTTGGCCAAGTTTAAGGTAGACTGGGGTAAGACCACGGGGAGGCGGTAGGCAGGCCAGGTGGGTTTCCAGTGGGCACCGTAGGGGCTCACCTGCCCAACAGCAcagaggaggatggagaggaggagaagccCTGGGGTCCCCGCCATGCTGAGCACCACCCTGCAGGAACAAAGACAGGCAGGTCAGGAGGGCAAGGGGCTGAGCTCTCCTTTGCTGGGGAGGCAGCCTGGGGGCATGCCTGTCATTGTTTTAAGACTGTGAACCCTGCTCATTAATCGGGGGTGTGGAGAGGAATCCCTAGGTAATGGTCTCACTCACAACGCAAGGGCTTGACCTTGTTTGTTCCTGTGGCTGGGTGCCCAAAATGAAATTGGGTATTCATTCCCCTTGATGTTTAAGGTGTCCCTAAGGACGGCCTGCTGCAGGGCAGGTGCATGGAGTCATTAATTCACAGATGAATTGCTTGACCAGCCCTGATATCCATACAATTTTGAGCCTTCTTTGTGCTTGATTCTATACTTTCATCCTCTCCTACCTTCCTGGTCCccctgcctttctttccttccttcctctcaatCTCATTATAGGAGGTACTTCGAAAATGTTCAGAGTAACTTGCTCATCTCGAGGGTAAATTTAAATTACACAGTTTATTGAATGACTAAGGCATCAAGGAGGGATGGGTCCACAGTGTCACACTTACTGGGACTCTGATTGCTTTTAAATGGTGAGTGATTGAGAAGAGGGAAtgagactttttttgttttatttgttttgctttgctttgaatTTAGAACAACTTTAACTATTATAAGTTTAGTTTCAGAGTAA carries:
- the PRSS23 gene encoding serine protease 23 isoform X2 yields the protein MAGTPGLLLLSILLCAVGQVSPYGAHWKPTWPAYRLPVVLPQSTLNLAKPHFGAEAKLEVSSSCGPQCHKGSPLPTYEEAKQYLSYETLYANGSRTETHVGIYVLRSGEGESSGKSRRKRQIYGYDSRFSIFGKDFLLNYPFSTSVKLSTGCTGTLVAEKHVLTAAHCIHDGKTYVKGTQKLRVGFLKPKFKDGGREANDSSPAVPEKMKFQWIRVKRTHVPKGWIKGNANDIGMDYDYALLELKKPHKRKFMKIGVSPPAKQLPGGRIHFSGYDNDRPGNLVYRFCDVKDETYDLLYQQCDAQPGASGSGVYVRMWKRQQQKWERKIIGIFSGHQWVDMNGSPQDFNGGVTQCSFLAVLNGLLF
- the PRSS23 gene encoding serine protease 23 isoform X1, which translates into the protein MAGTPGLLLLSILLCAVGQVSPYGAHWKPTWPAYRLPVVLPQSTLNLAKPHFGAEAKLEVSSSCGPQCHKGSPLPTYEEAKQYLSYETLYANGSRTETHVGIYVLRSGEGESSGKSRRKRQIYGYDSRFSIFGKDFLLNYPFSTSVKLSTGCTGTLVAEKHVLTAAHCIHDGKTYVKGTQKLRVGFLKPKFKDGGREANDSSPAVPEKMKFQWIRVKRTHVPKGWIKGNANDIGMDYDYALLELKKPHKRKFMKIGVSPPAKQLPGGRIHFSGYDNDRPGNLVYRFCDVKDETYDLLYQQCDAQPGASGSGVYVRMWKRQQQKWERKIIGIFSGHQWVDMNGSPQDFNVAVRITPLKYAQICYWIKGNYLDCREG